In Stieleria varia, one genomic interval encodes:
- a CDS encoding DDE-type integrase/transposase/recombinase, producing the protein MLCHGEFFFEENVDSMVRAIRSAFYKRGLPQQLLVDNGSIYCCQEITLICARVGCILRHTAVRDAAAKGKIERFFRRVRDQFLIDLRGRKIVLRHECHRDGDVIVYEGGRRIGKARLLDAVANGMMRRKETS; encoded by the coding sequence GTGCTCTGTCACGGCGAATTCTTCTTCGAGGAAAACGTCGACTCGATGGTCCGCGCTATCCGCAGTGCGTTTTACAAACGCGGACTTCCCCAGCAGTTGCTCGTCGACAACGGATCGATCTACTGTTGCCAGGAGATCACGTTGATCTGTGCCCGGGTGGGATGCATCTTGCGACACACGGCGGTTCGAGACGCGGCGGCCAAGGGAAAGATCGAACGCTTCTTTCGCCGAGTCCGCGATCAGTTCTTGATCGACCTGCGTGGCCGAAAGATCGTGCTGCGTCACGAATGTCATCGCGATGGCGACGTGATCGTCTACGAAGGTGGCCGCCGGATCGGTAAGGCCCGCCTGCTGGACGCCGTGGCCAACGGCATGATGCGCCGGAAAGAAACCTCGTGA
- a CDS encoding transposase: MRKRRREVSPIFATIRPRTPQENQKSTQSQFGQKCDIKKAGNIYFLPPYSPELNLIEIVWKKITHQWLPLQAYKSAQSLWDELGAVLAEIGKKL; encoded by the coding sequence TTGAGAAAACGCCGTCGAGAAGTCTCTCCAATCTTCGCAACAATTCGGCCACGCACCCCTCAAGAGAACCAAAAATCCACCCAGTCTCAATTCGGCCAAAAATGCGACATCAAAAAGGCCGGTAACATATACTTTCTTCCTCCATACTCGCCAGAGCTGAATCTAATCGAGATTGTCTGGAAGAAGATCACGCATCAATGGCTACCATTGCAAGCTTATAAATCCGCGCAGAGTCTGTGGGATGAACTCGGAGCAGTCTTAGCAGAGATCGGCAAAAAACTATAA
- a CDS encoding ankyrin repeat domain-containing protein, producing the protein MSMRNKFVLLPVILLATVGCSYNNGMNSSFSNSIWKSISEGDVSAIEEFGEGGGNLRLQKPISKESLLQYAFKCKQKESFKKLLEINAAVDVFDKNGLAIVHNASGAPDSWWLSQLVKGDIDVNLKSKGGGSALGTPLHFAIINERLDCLEILLKSGADPDLPSDSIGQTPLREASFNANGDQVVCLLDHKASPTAKHDTADFLDSLSRRSYSDIEGEPKPDRMIQKLAEMGYGEEYFKDSGWGNRPYSDRLKVE; encoded by the coding sequence ATGAGCATGAGAAACAAATTTGTCTTGCTTCCCGTAATCTTGTTGGCAACTGTTGGATGTAGCTACAACAATGGCATGAACAGCAGTTTCTCTAACAGCATTTGGAAGTCGATTAGCGAAGGGGACGTGAGTGCCATTGAAGAATTCGGCGAGGGAGGGGGAAACTTAAGGCTTCAAAAGCCGATTTCAAAGGAATCGCTCTTACAGTACGCATTCAAGTGTAAGCAGAAAGAGTCGTTTAAGAAGCTGCTGGAGATCAACGCGGCAGTGGACGTTTTCGACAAAAATGGACTTGCGATAGTTCACAATGCGTCTGGTGCTCCTGATTCTTGGTGGCTGAGTCAACTTGTCAAAGGCGATATCGATGTCAACTTAAAGAGCAAGGGAGGCGGATCGGCTTTGGGAACACCGCTTCACTTTGCAATTATAAATGAAAGACTGGATTGCCTTGAGATACTATTGAAGTCTGGCGCCGACCCAGATTTACCATCTGATTCAATTGGGCAAACGCCACTTAGGGAAGCAAGTTTCAACGCAAACGGGGATCAAGTTGTGTGCCTTCTTGATCACAAAGCCTCGCCGACCGCCAAGCACGACACTGCCGATTTTCTGGATTCACTTAGTCGAAGAAGTTACTCGGATATTGAAGGTGAGCCGAAGCCAGATCGAATGATACAAAAGCTCGCAGAAATGGGCTATGGAGAAGAGTACTTCAAAGATTCTGGATGGGGAAACAGGCCATATTCGGATCGACTAAAAGTAGAATAG
- a CDS encoding ISAs1 family transposase — translation MERSASLIEKLNTVSDPRPGEPIYPLVNILFMTICAVIAGADDFVAIAKFANTKKEWFSKFLDMTAGVPSHDRFNAILNAVKPEEFEPMLLEWITQLHKITDGQVIAIDGKTLRRSYDTATGKAAIHMVSAWATANHISLGQTVVDAKSNEITAIPKLLEIIDVSGGLVTIDAMGCQTEIAAKIVDEGADYCLAVKGNQPTLHEGIKAFFLDHLEDDFARIEVFEHHTKETDHGRVDERSYYLCKVPSDLPDASRWKNLSAIGMSINNTERRKGDEIAVRYYILSKTLEGESFACAVRNHWGIENSCHWQLDVTFGEDQCRIRKGHGDENFSTLRRTALSLLKQEKTAKCGVKNRRLTAGWDDDYMEKVVFSR, via the coding sequence ATGGAACGCTCTGCTTCACTGATTGAAAAACTTAATACCGTTTCCGATCCACGACCGGGCGAGCCGATTTATCCGCTTGTCAATATTCTCTTTATGACGATCTGTGCGGTGATCGCTGGTGCGGATGATTTCGTTGCGATCGCTAAGTTTGCCAACACAAAGAAAGAATGGTTCTCCAAGTTCCTGGATATGACCGCAGGAGTTCCATCGCACGATCGTTTCAACGCCATCCTCAATGCGGTCAAACCTGAAGAGTTTGAACCGATGCTGCTCGAATGGATCACTCAGCTTCACAAGATCACCGATGGCCAAGTCATTGCGATCGACGGCAAGACTCTTCGCAGAAGCTACGACACTGCGACCGGCAAAGCTGCCATCCACATGGTCAGTGCATGGGCGACGGCTAACCACATCAGCCTTGGACAAACGGTGGTCGATGCGAAGAGCAACGAGATCACAGCGATTCCTAAATTGCTGGAAATCATCGACGTTTCCGGAGGTTTGGTAACGATTGATGCAATGGGCTGCCAAACAGAGATCGCTGCAAAGATCGTTGACGAAGGTGCGGACTATTGCTTGGCAGTGAAAGGGAACCAACCGACACTTCACGAGGGAATCAAGGCCTTCTTCTTGGATCATCTTGAGGATGACTTTGCCCGAATCGAGGTGTTTGAACATCACACGAAGGAGACCGATCACGGACGTGTGGATGAGCGTAGCTACTACTTGTGCAAGGTTCCCAGCGATCTTCCAGACGCCAGTCGTTGGAAAAATCTCAGTGCCATCGGTATGTCGATCAACAACACGGAACGTCGAAAGGGCGACGAGATCGCAGTGCGTTATTACATACTCAGCAAAACACTTGAAGGAGAATCGTTTGCCTGTGCTGTGCGTAACCACTGGGGCATCGAGAACAGCTGTCATTGGCAGTTGGACGTGACGTTTGGCGAAGACCAATGTCGCATTCGCAAAGGTCATGGTGACGAGAACTTCAGCACGCTTAGACGGACGGCCTTAAGCTTGCTCAAGCAAGAGAAAACTGCGAAGTGTGGAGTCAAGAACAGGCGGCTCACCGCCGGGTGGGACGATGACTACATGGAAAAGGTCGTTTTCAGTCGGTAA
- a CDS encoding RHS repeat-associated core domain-containing protein, giving the protein MKSETSFLADHHNHTGYTQTIRETTYDDQGNVVKTIDYTFGQDEITQRVVDTNDQGQVTNDQLHVFGHDGHGSVRVLYDTAATIAQVFTFAAYGEMIALHNAVAQSIAVTNRLSSLGYSGEHFDAKASQQYLRARFYNPTNGRFNRLDPYTGNMQDPQSLHKYAYVHGDPIGNLDPTGKFSIGGRLAVGAIAGAIAGAAFAVSAGGNPNTIAVAAGIGAAIGVVAVLNPFLAFQVFGQILIDLYASLPETVAKQVIRAVPQGIADEGRLYMEFAYVTYQDDPRDFRGNVPLNNWFFREEITHEDAPNYKLRVYENNATGEVVAAQGDCATLGNLRR; this is encoded by the coding sequence GTGAAGTCTGAAACCTCGTTCTTAGCCGATCACCACAACCACACCGGCTACACCCAAACGATCCGTGAGACGACGTACGACGACCAAGGCAACGTAGTCAAAACGATCGACTACACGTTCGGTCAAGATGAAATCACTCAGCGAGTCGTCGACACAAATGACCAAGGACAAGTGACTAATGACCAACTCCACGTCTTCGGTCACGACGGCCACGGCAGCGTCCGCGTCCTCTACGATACCGCAGCCACCATTGCACAAGTCTTCACCTTCGCCGCCTATGGCGAAATGATCGCGCTGCACAATGCAGTCGCTCAATCGATCGCCGTCACCAATCGGCTCTCATCGCTCGGCTACAGCGGAGAACACTTCGACGCCAAAGCATCACAGCAGTATTTAAGAGCAAGGTTCTACAACCCGACCAACGGCAGATTCAATCGACTAGACCCCTACACGGGCAATATGCAGGATCCGCAGAGTTTGCACAAATACGCCTACGTGCATGGGGATCCGATTGGCAACTTAGATCCTACCGGAAAGTTCAGCATAGGCGGGCGTCTAGCTGTTGGCGCTATCGCAGGTGCAATCGCCGGCGCTGCGTTCGCAGTTTCGGCAGGTGGGAATCCAAACACGATAGCTGTCGCCGCTGGAATTGGTGCTGCGATCGGAGTCGTTGCAGTGCTGAACCCCTTCTTGGCCTTTCAAGTCTTCGGCCAAATTCTGATCGACCTCTACGCATCTCTCCCGGAAACAGTTGCAAAGCAAGTGATAAGGGCCGTACCTCAAGGTATAGCAGACGAAGGTAGGCTATACATGGAATTTGCCTACGTGACTTACCAAGATGATCCGCGAGATTTCCGAGGAAATGTTCCGTTGAACAACTGGTTTTTTCGAGAGGAAATTACTCATGAAGATGCACCAAATTACAAACTGCGAGTCTATGAGAACAATGCAACGGGAGAAGTGGTCGCTGCCCAGGGCGATTGCGCCACACTGGGTAATTTGCGAAGATGA
- a CDS encoding transposase: MPRPPRADEAGGLYHALNRGNLRATIFHKDADYAAFEWILHEALQIHQIELYSFQLMPNHYHLVLRPLVDGEMSRFMAWVGGTHTMRYHSHYHTGGTGHVYQQRYKSFPIQDDEHFFVVCRYVERNALRAGLVERAEDWRWGSLWHWLHAPDPNLLSRWPKSRLPRWTERVNQCLSDEELAACRLSAQRGKPLGDEGWVERIARRLHLESTMRPKGRKRVRFPENPNKEA, encoded by the coding sequence ATGCCCCGACCACCACGTGCCGATGAAGCGGGCGGTTTGTATCACGCGCTGAATCGCGGCAACTTGCGAGCGACGATTTTTCACAAAGATGCCGACTACGCTGCTTTCGAGTGGATCCTGCATGAAGCGTTGCAAATTCACCAAATCGAGTTGTATTCCTTCCAGTTGATGCCCAACCACTACCATCTGGTTCTGCGACCGTTGGTCGATGGGGAGATGAGTCGATTCATGGCGTGGGTCGGAGGAACGCACACGATGCGGTATCATTCGCACTACCACACCGGCGGCACGGGACATGTTTATCAACAACGATACAAGAGCTTTCCGATCCAAGACGATGAGCATTTTTTCGTGGTTTGCCGGTACGTCGAACGCAACGCGTTGCGAGCGGGTTTGGTCGAGCGAGCGGAGGACTGGCGTTGGGGATCGCTATGGCACTGGCTGCACGCTCCGGATCCGAACCTGCTTTCGCGCTGGCCGAAATCGCGGCTTCCCCGTTGGACCGAGCGAGTCAATCAATGCCTCAGCGACGAAGAATTGGCCGCGTGCCGCCTGTCGGCCCAACGTGGCAAGCCGCTGGGCGATGAGGGTTGGGTTGAACGCATTGCCCGCCGTCTTCATCTGGAATCGACCATGCGACCGAAGGGCCGAAAGCGGGTCCGGTTCCCGGAAAATCCCAACAAAGAGGCCTGA
- a CDS encoding thioredoxin family protein: MTTPKRLLVSLLTVAFAMVMPGISIAQDDFSGNVFPSVTLGGFGDNGGEPASWSAKYYAAEGKGQLVVEATLNKPWHVYSVTQDPAGPSPTVLSISGPDTVKLTGKFVADSEPDKSVSDIYKDVTIEEHSGTVAWTAPIELPTDFQSDIAVTVAALACKTGTCVPIDVTLSANFAGKPPAADTPAPVSASLTDKPQSTGSMPGMLPSSGFLPGAGLTPGGDSSADLLRAWQDQVGGGPSADADPAIADLPAFRNEDYQVEWKAWTSASIAAGETGFLRFMATPDETFHVYAAAIDDAKSATNFVVTEKSGLRVMRPEPDQEVITNKPKLPPGVPDIGLPAVSIHEGTVTWTLPIQVPAGHATGEFPVTGMIAYQACNEGSCMVPEALKFAATITVGDATDATPQAVQLTAADSDAAMELAGATKWVDQSVPPTDATTPTDQTPDSMPSGPSSPDSTTPDTTAQASVDNQDREPKVAIADAPRTTLVDDGNDAGTQSMGLQASINAFVNRFGLPAMLAFAFVGGLILNLMPCVLPVVGLKVMSFVSQAGEDRKRVLLLNLAYVGGILLIFALLTVLAVFLSFSWGEQFTYWPVRLGLTLGIFALALSYLGVWEIPAPGMAAGKTSQELQSREGLTGAFFKGAFTTVMATPCSGPLLGIVLGFTTTLSPMATMLVMMTVGLGMASPYVVLGIFPSLIRFLPKPGDWMVTLKEFLAFLFLATVAYFFNQFSDGEKLPVFVALIGVWFGCWIIGKVPAWETINKRLLAWGSGIASAILIGILSFSYLATKPPIVVAGATGNAIQYVAGEHIQWEPFNPARLEQLQAEGKTVMLDFTAKWCVNCIFNSRTAIDTETTLQRIKELDAIPMLADWTDRDKTIKNKLDELNSKSIPLLAIYPGATPDKPIILRDIVTQKGVLNALEAAGPSVDKVAVRK; this comes from the coding sequence ATGACAACACCAAAACGACTCCTCGTCTCCTTGCTCACCGTCGCCTTCGCAATGGTGATGCCCGGGATCTCCATTGCCCAGGACGATTTCAGCGGCAACGTCTTTCCCAGCGTCACCCTGGGAGGATTCGGCGACAATGGCGGCGAGCCGGCCTCATGGTCGGCCAAGTACTACGCTGCCGAGGGCAAAGGACAGTTGGTCGTCGAGGCGACGCTGAACAAACCTTGGCATGTGTACTCCGTCACGCAAGATCCTGCGGGGCCATCGCCGACGGTGTTGTCCATCAGTGGGCCGGACACGGTGAAGCTGACCGGAAAGTTCGTCGCGGATTCGGAACCGGACAAGAGCGTGTCGGACATCTACAAAGATGTGACGATCGAAGAGCATAGCGGCACGGTGGCTTGGACGGCGCCGATCGAATTGCCGACCGATTTCCAAAGTGATATCGCGGTCACGGTTGCGGCGTTGGCGTGCAAGACCGGAACCTGCGTCCCGATCGACGTGACACTTTCGGCAAACTTCGCCGGTAAGCCTCCCGCCGCAGATACACCCGCGCCCGTCTCGGCGTCCTTGACGGACAAGCCGCAATCTACCGGCTCGATGCCCGGCATGTTGCCAAGTTCGGGCTTCTTGCCCGGCGCCGGCCTGACTCCAGGCGGCGACTCCTCGGCCGATCTGCTGCGAGCGTGGCAAGATCAAGTCGGTGGCGGTCCCTCAGCGGATGCGGACCCGGCGATCGCCGATCTGCCGGCGTTCCGTAATGAGGACTATCAGGTCGAGTGGAAAGCATGGACGTCAGCGTCTATTGCTGCCGGTGAAACCGGATTTCTGCGGTTCATGGCCACCCCTGATGAGACTTTCCACGTTTACGCCGCCGCGATCGATGATGCCAAATCCGCAACGAACTTCGTCGTCACCGAAAAGAGTGGCTTGCGTGTGATGCGGCCTGAGCCCGATCAAGAAGTCATCACCAACAAGCCCAAGTTGCCACCGGGCGTTCCGGATATCGGATTGCCCGCTGTGAGTATTCACGAAGGCACCGTGACCTGGACCCTGCCGATTCAGGTGCCCGCCGGTCACGCGACAGGTGAGTTTCCCGTCACCGGGATGATCGCCTACCAAGCCTGCAACGAGGGTTCCTGCATGGTCCCCGAGGCGTTGAAGTTCGCGGCCACGATCACGGTGGGCGACGCCACCGATGCGACTCCCCAAGCCGTGCAGTTGACGGCGGCCGATTCCGACGCAGCGATGGAACTGGCCGGTGCGACGAAATGGGTGGATCAGTCCGTCCCGCCGACAGACGCCACGACGCCGACCGATCAGACACCAGACTCGATGCCGTCGGGTCCGTCCTCTCCTGATTCGACGACGCCCGACACCACCGCGCAGGCTTCCGTGGACAACCAAGATAGAGAGCCGAAGGTCGCCATCGCGGACGCTCCGCGGACCACGCTCGTTGACGACGGCAACGACGCCGGCACTCAGTCGATGGGCTTGCAGGCTTCCATCAACGCCTTCGTCAACCGCTTCGGACTGCCCGCCATGTTGGCCTTTGCATTCGTCGGCGGCTTGATCTTGAACCTGATGCCATGCGTGTTGCCCGTGGTGGGGCTGAAAGTCATGAGCTTTGTTTCGCAAGCCGGTGAGGATCGCAAGCGAGTGCTGCTGCTCAACTTGGCGTACGTCGGCGGTATTCTGCTGATCTTTGCGTTGTTGACCGTTCTGGCTGTGTTCCTCTCATTTTCCTGGGGCGAACAATTCACCTACTGGCCGGTCCGACTGGGGCTGACGCTGGGCATCTTTGCACTAGCGCTGAGTTACCTCGGTGTATGGGAGATCCCCGCGCCTGGAATGGCTGCCGGCAAAACTTCTCAGGAACTGCAGAGCCGAGAAGGTCTGACGGGGGCGTTTTTCAAGGGCGCATTCACCACCGTGATGGCGACCCCGTGTAGCGGTCCCTTGTTGGGGATCGTCCTTGGATTCACCACCACGCTCTCCCCGATGGCCACCATGCTGGTGATGATGACCGTCGGGCTGGGGATGGCGTCGCCGTACGTCGTGCTGGGCATCTTCCCCAGCCTGATCCGTTTCCTGCCCAAACCGGGCGACTGGATGGTGACGCTGAAAGAATTCCTGGCGTTCCTGTTCCTGGCCACCGTGGCTTACTTTTTTAATCAGTTCAGTGACGGTGAAAAGCTCCCCGTGTTCGTCGCCTTGATCGGCGTCTGGTTCGGTTGCTGGATCATCGGCAAAGTCCCCGCGTGGGAAACCATCAACAAGCGTTTGCTCGCCTGGGGAAGCGGGATTGCGTCGGCCATCCTGATTGGGATTCTCTCGTTCTCCTATCTGGCAACCAAGCCGCCGATCGTTGTAGCAGGTGCCACCGGAAATGCCATTCAATATGTCGCCGGTGAACACATCCAGTGGGAACCCTTCAATCCCGCTCGCTTGGAGCAGCTGCAAGCCGAAGGCAAGACGGTGATGCTGGACTTCACCGCCAAATGGTGCGTCAATTGCATTTTCAACTCACGAACCGCGATCGACACCGAGACCACTTTGCAGCGGATCAAAGAACTCGATGCGATCCCGATGCTGGCCGATTGGACAGATCGTGACAAGACGATCAAGAACAAGCTGGACGAGTTGAACAGCAAGTCGATTCCGCTGCTGGCGATCTATCCCGGTGCCACGCCCGACAAGCCAATCATCCTGCGTGACATCGTCACCCAGAAAGGCGTCCTGAACGCATTGGAAGCTGCCGGCCCGAGCGTCGATAAAGTCGCAGTGCGCAAGTAG
- a CDS encoding phosphotransferase: protein MIDPNIPAFIATRLREFHAVDETQCATPGMSGASVYCCLSKAEPVFALRAWPVTTLARRVAEVHRVVSRVRDNGCKLVPRYVPIDGSGATFWADSRNRIWELAQWMPGRPLKPDATIGEIGVGGNAIGRFHVAAASIGQTLQPCLAVRSRLKRLEELNTLLRGDMTRTIPQSLPGRVPSELVPPLEQATHWLGLNGMRAADETRNELKCYQDLAVSTQYVLRDVHREHVLFDFGTDHLGVRATAILDFDAIRVDTPASDLSRWVTSFPQWPCQSDEIWRATLAGYVDQTSFSDAQVAQMAAPEFRELVFALAKSSIFISLANWVVWLLVESRTFPVPQQVAKRIGELLDQLTTRPRDGFA, encoded by the coding sequence ATGATCGATCCGAACATCCCTGCTTTCATCGCCACGCGATTGAGAGAGTTCCATGCGGTCGACGAGACACAGTGTGCGACTCCGGGGATGAGCGGTGCGTCTGTCTATTGTTGTCTTTCAAAAGCAGAGCCAGTATTCGCCTTGAGAGCGTGGCCCGTAACGACGTTGGCCCGACGGGTTGCCGAAGTCCATCGTGTGGTCTCACGGGTGAGAGACAACGGATGCAAGCTTGTTCCGCGTTACGTTCCGATCGACGGCAGCGGAGCGACGTTCTGGGCCGACTCGCGAAACAGGATTTGGGAGCTGGCCCAGTGGATGCCCGGACGACCTTTGAAGCCCGATGCAACGATCGGAGAGATCGGTGTGGGAGGCAACGCGATCGGACGTTTTCATGTCGCAGCCGCGTCGATCGGTCAAACTTTGCAGCCCTGTCTGGCCGTCCGATCACGACTGAAGCGTCTTGAAGAACTGAACACGCTCTTGCGTGGCGACATGACTCGTACGATTCCTCAGTCGCTCCCCGGTCGCGTGCCCAGCGAGTTGGTTCCGCCGCTGGAACAAGCGACCCACTGGCTGGGGCTGAACGGGATGCGAGCGGCTGACGAAACCCGAAACGAGCTGAAATGCTATCAAGACCTTGCCGTATCCACGCAATATGTGCTGCGGGATGTGCATCGTGAGCATGTTTTATTTGATTTCGGGACGGATCATTTGGGGGTTCGGGCGACGGCGATCTTGGATTTTGATGCCATTCGGGTTGATACACCGGCGTCGGATCTGAGCCGCTGGGTCACCAGCTTTCCCCAATGGCCGTGTCAAAGCGACGAAATCTGGAGGGCGACCCTGGCGGGCTATGTGGATCAAACGTCATTCTCTGATGCCCAGGTCGCCCAGATGGCTGCCCCCGAGTTTCGGGAGCTGGTTTTTGCGTTGGCTAAATCCAGCATCTTTATCAGCCTGGCAAACTGGGTGGTTTGGCTCCTGGTAGAATCACGTACGTTTCCGGTGCCACAGCAGGTCGCCAAACGCATTGGCGAGTTGCTGGATCAGCTCACCACCCGTCCCCGCGACGGCTTTGCCTGA
- the tsaE gene encoding tRNA (adenosine(37)-N6)-threonylcarbamoyltransferase complex ATPase subunit type 1 TsaE, whose translation MQTLELRGLNLNAISSLAQAMTRTIPAGVTFGLVGTLGAGKTTLVQQIAAATGVDAGDVTSPTFTLLNSYDASIASGPITLHHMDVYRIADEDEFLELGVEELMDDPQAWTLIEWADRVESMMPRQTIWIHIDFDADSASGNADDLRSLRFASASVRFDETFQKLQRQYLRLVDERDQSAE comes from the coding sequence ATGCAAACACTGGAACTACGTGGCTTGAATCTGAACGCGATCTCATCACTTGCCCAAGCGATGACTCGCACGATTCCTGCGGGAGTCACGTTCGGTTTGGTGGGTACGCTCGGCGCCGGCAAGACGACACTGGTTCAACAGATCGCCGCGGCGACCGGCGTGGATGCAGGCGACGTAACGAGCCCGACGTTCACGCTGCTCAATAGCTACGACGCGTCCATCGCTTCGGGACCGATCACGCTGCACCACATGGACGTCTATCGCATCGCAGACGAAGACGAGTTCTTGGAGTTGGGTGTCGAAGAGTTGATGGACGATCCCCAAGCGTGGACGCTGATCGAATGGGCCGATCGCGTCGAATCGATGATGCCCCGTCAAACCATCTGGATTCACATCGACTTTGATGCCGACTCGGCAAGTGGCAACGCCGACGATCTTAGGTCTCTACGTTTTGCGTCGGCGTCTGTGCGGTTCGACGAAACGTTTCAGAAGTTGCAACGTCAGTATCTACGACTCGTGGATGAACGGGATCAATCGGCCGAATGA
- the guaB gene encoding IMP dehydrogenase, whose protein sequence is MFEDKIAYDGVTFDDVLLEPRYSEVVPSDVDVSSRLTKRIRLQIPLISSPMDTVTEAEMAIGLAKEGGLGIIHKNLSVKEQTVEVLKVKRSANGIIVNPVTLPPQEKVSRAAELMDQANVSGIPIVHADRTLAGILTRRDLRFLEDPDLPVSEVMTRENLVTAVGTVTLEEAEKILTGKRVEKLLLIDEERKLTGLITIRDIDMMKRFPLACKDPLGRLRVGAAIGVGDFERAESLIRQGVDLLVVDSAHGHSRNVIETVKEIKTQRSWDIDVIAGNIATAEGAEALIAAGADAIKVGIGPGSICTTRVISGVGVPQVSAILNAARAAAKTNTPVIADGGIRFSGDITKAIVAGADTVMIGSLFAGLTESPGKVILYQGRTFKTYRGMGSMGAMVKGSSDRYRQKGVMEGKLVPEGVEGRVPYKGPLNDYVYQLVGGLRSGMGYVGTNTIEELRRDARFIRVSAATVRENHPHDIAITQEAPNYSPDGSLGDPN, encoded by the coding sequence ATGTTTGAAGATAAAATCGCCTACGATGGTGTCACTTTCGATGACGTTTTGCTGGAACCACGCTACAGCGAAGTCGTCCCGTCCGACGTAGATGTTAGCAGCAGGTTGACCAAGCGAATTCGCTTGCAAATCCCCTTGATCTCCTCGCCCATGGACACGGTGACCGAAGCCGAGATGGCGATCGGGCTGGCCAAAGAAGGCGGCTTGGGGATCATTCACAAGAACCTGTCGGTCAAAGAACAGACCGTTGAGGTGTTGAAAGTCAAGCGATCGGCCAACGGTATCATTGTCAATCCGGTCACTCTGCCCCCCCAGGAAAAGGTCAGCCGGGCTGCCGAGCTGATGGACCAAGCCAACGTTTCGGGGATCCCGATCGTTCACGCCGACCGAACCCTCGCCGGGATCCTGACTCGACGCGACCTGCGATTCCTAGAAGACCCAGACCTCCCAGTCTCCGAAGTCATGACTCGTGAGAATCTGGTGACTGCAGTGGGGACTGTAACGCTTGAGGAAGCTGAGAAGATTTTAACGGGAAAAAGGGTCGAGAAACTTTTGCTAATTGACGAAGAAAGGAAACTGACGGGACTGATTACGATTCGCGACATCGACATGATGAAGCGTTTCCCGCTTGCTTGCAAAGATCCATTGGGTCGCCTTCGGGTCGGAGCGGCAATCGGAGTGGGTGATTTTGAACGTGCAGAAAGCTTGATCCGCCAGGGCGTTGATTTGCTGGTGGTGGATTCGGCGCACGGTCACAGTCGCAACGTGATCGAGACCGTCAAGGAGATCAAGACGCAGAGAAGTTGGGACATCGACGTCATCGCGGGCAACATCGCGACGGCGGAGGGAGCCGAGGCACTGATAGCGGCCGGAGCGGATGCGATCAAAGTGGGCATTGGCCCGGGATCGATTTGCACGACACGCGTGATCAGTGGCGTCGGCGTGCCCCAGGTCTCGGCGATCTTGAACGCAGCCCGAGCTGCGGCAAAGACGAACACACCCGTGATCGCTGACGGCGGCATTCGCTTCAGCGGTGACATCACCAAAGCAATCGTTGCGGGGGCCGACACCGTGATGATCGGCAGCCTGTTTGCCGGTCTGACGGAGAGCCCCGGCAAAGTGATCCTGTACCAAGGTCGTACGTTTAAGACGTACCGCGGGATGGGATCGATGGGAGCGATGGTGAAAGGCAGCAGTGACCGGTACCGGCAAAAAGGCGTCATGGAGGGCAAGCTTGTCCCCGAGGGCGTCGAAGGCCGAGTGCCGTACAAAGGACCACTCAACGATTACGTGTATCAGTTGGTGGGTGGGCTGCGATCGGGAATGGGATACGTGGGAACGAATACGATTGAGGAGCTGAGGCGTGATGCAAGATTCATCCGCGTTTCAGCAGCGACGGTGAGGGAAAACCATCCACATGACATCGCGATCACACAAGAAGCACCGAACTACAGCCCCGACGGATCGTTGGGCGACCCGAACTGA